In one window of Pirellulales bacterium DNA:
- the serC gene encoding 3-phosphoserine/phosphohydroxythreonine transaminase, whose protein sequence is MQRVYNFSPGPAVLPLSVLEEVQRDMLALPGLGVSVLEIGHRTKWFEGVLDTTIVNLRKLLSLPDNFQVVFLQGGSRLQFSMIPMNLLSAGKAADYVVTGTWGQTAEKEARREGEVRIAYNAKETNFDRLPKASDLKLNPDAAFVHITSNETIQGVQFLDEPSVGRVPLVCDASSDFLCRPLPMERYGLLYACAQKNAGPAGVTIAILRDDVLASCTENVPTMLSFRQLVEQNSLLNTPPVFAIYVVMLVTRWLLDEIGGLDKMRALNERKAKLLYDVIDESAGFYQGHAQPDCRSLMNVTYRLPDETTESAFLKQAEAKGLHYLKGHRSVGGIRASIYNAMPLPGVELLAQFMREFRKQH, encoded by the coding sequence ATGCAGCGCGTATACAACTTTTCGCCCGGCCCCGCCGTTCTCCCGCTGAGCGTGCTTGAAGAGGTGCAGCGCGACATGCTCGCCCTGCCGGGATTGGGCGTTTCCGTGCTCGAGATTGGCCATCGGACGAAGTGGTTCGAAGGCGTGCTGGACACGACGATCGTCAATCTGCGGAAGTTGCTGTCGCTGCCGGATAATTTTCAGGTCGTCTTCTTGCAGGGGGGATCGCGCCTGCAGTTCTCGATGATTCCCATGAACCTGCTGAGTGCCGGCAAGGCGGCCGATTACGTCGTTACGGGCACCTGGGGCCAGACTGCCGAAAAGGAAGCACGCCGCGAAGGAGAGGTGCGGATCGCCTATAACGCCAAGGAAACCAATTTCGATCGGCTCCCCAAGGCCAGCGATCTGAAATTGAATCCCGACGCCGCTTTCGTTCACATTACGTCCAACGAGACAATTCAGGGTGTGCAGTTTCTCGACGAGCCATCGGTGGGACGTGTGCCACTGGTGTGCGATGCTTCGAGCGATTTTCTCTGCCGGCCGCTGCCGATGGAGCGTTATGGTTTGCTCTACGCGTGTGCGCAGAAGAATGCCGGGCCTGCGGGCGTCACGATCGCGATTCTGCGGGATGACGTGCTGGCCAGTTGCACCGAGAATGTGCCGACGATGCTTAGCTTCCGGCAGCTCGTCGAGCAGAACTCCCTGTTGAACACGCCGCCGGTGTTTGCCATTTACGTTGTGATGCTCGTCACGCGCTGGCTGCTGGACGAGATCGGCGGACTGGACAAAATGCGGGCCTTGAACGAGCGAAAGGCAAAGTTGCTTTACGACGTCATCGACGAGAGCGCCGGCTTCTATCAAGGGCACGCACAGCCGGACTGTCGATCGCTGATGAACGTCACCTACCGACTGCCCGATGAAACGACCGAGTCAGCCTTCCTGAAACAGGCCGAAGCGAAGGGACTGCACTATCTGAAGGGACATCGTTCGGTCGGCGGCATTCGGGCAAGCATCTACAACGCCATGCCCCTGCCGGGCGTTGAGCTGTTGGCGCAGTTTATGCGCGAATTCCGCAAGCAGCACTAA